One region of Haloprofundus salilacus genomic DNA includes:
- a CDS encoding DUF6432 family protein, which produces MRAKREYRNRGDVDVAILDALVDRADEGMTVLELRAAVDADIDTLESALADLKEDSLITVDRQEERVLIMPADRVIPDPEEAVENDRSLLDAVRDRLGL; this is translated from the coding sequence ATGAGAGCCAAGCGGGAGTATCGCAACAGAGGCGACGTGGACGTCGCGATACTCGACGCGCTCGTCGACCGGGCCGACGAGGGGATGACGGTTCTGGAACTGCGAGCGGCTGTCGACGCGGATATCGACACGCTGGAGAGCGCGCTCGCGGACCTGAAGGAGGACAGCCTCATCACGGTCGACCGACAGGAAGAGCGTGTTCTCATCATGCCCGCCGACCGTGTCATTCCGGACCCGGAGGAAGCCGTCGAAAACGACCGAAGCCTCCTCGATGCGGTTCGGGACCGACTCGGACTCTGA
- a CDS encoding universal stress protein, translating to MAVDTILLAVGAGDAERIDRLGEVAVDIAGPAGATVVLGHVFTRDEYDDTLDKLEFDRTAEEVSPDDVAGRHATIRDLTKMLDEAGVDYKIRGAVGKHGTSIVDLATGVGADQIIVGGRQRSPTGKAVFGSTAQEVMLSAPCPVTFVRSDD from the coding sequence ATGGCAGTAGACACGATTCTGTTGGCAGTCGGTGCTGGAGACGCCGAACGCATCGACCGACTTGGAGAGGTCGCCGTCGACATCGCCGGGCCCGCGGGTGCTACGGTCGTCCTCGGGCACGTGTTCACGCGCGACGAGTACGACGACACGCTCGACAAACTCGAGTTCGACCGGACCGCCGAAGAAGTCTCGCCCGACGACGTGGCAGGGCGGCACGCGACGATACGCGACCTCACGAAGATGCTCGACGAGGCCGGCGTCGACTACAAGATTCGCGGCGCGGTGGGAAAACACGGGACGAGTATCGTCGACCTGGCGACGGGCGTCGGCGCCGACCAGATAATCGTCGGCGGTCGCCAGCGCTCGCCGACGGGGAAAGCCGTCTTCGGCAGTACGGCACAGGAGGTCATGCTGTCGGCGCCGTGTCCGGTAACGTTCGTCCGGTCGGACGACTGA
- a CDS encoding ROK family protein, whose amino-acid sequence MAYYVGVDLGATNVRAVVADDDGTIIGNTKHGTPRGPTGIAVTEEVLNVVREACSEAGVDPTDAVAAGIGSIGPLDLAEGAIEQPANLPNTIDRIPLTGPLSKLLETDEIHLHNDTNAGVIGERFYSDRNPDDMVYLTISSGIGAGVCVDGEVLSGWDGNAGEVGHMTIDPHGFRTCGCGHDGHWEAYCSGNNIPRYAEELHAEDPVDTVLPVEDPDFSAIDVFEHAGEDEFADYVIDQVGHWNAMGVANTIHAFAPLIVFIGGAVALNNPDAILEPIRRKMDEMVFINVPDIQLTTLGDDVVVRGALASAMTGGTGDRTRM is encoded by the coding sequence ATGGCCTACTACGTGGGCGTCGACCTCGGCGCGACGAACGTCCGAGCGGTCGTCGCCGACGACGACGGAACCATCATCGGAAACACGAAACACGGGACGCCGCGCGGCCCGACCGGTATCGCTGTCACCGAGGAGGTGCTGAACGTCGTTCGCGAGGCCTGCAGCGAGGCGGGCGTCGATCCGACGGACGCCGTCGCCGCGGGTATCGGTTCTATTGGGCCGCTGGACCTCGCCGAGGGCGCGATAGAGCAACCGGCGAACCTCCCCAACACCATCGACCGCATCCCGCTCACCGGTCCGCTGTCGAAACTACTGGAGACTGACGAGATCCACCTCCACAACGACACGAACGCGGGCGTCATCGGCGAGCGGTTCTACTCCGACCGCAACCCCGACGACATGGTGTATCTCACCATCTCCTCGGGTATCGGCGCGGGCGTCTGCGTCGACGGCGAGGTGCTCAGCGGGTGGGACGGCAACGCGGGCGAAGTCGGCCACATGACCATCGACCCGCACGGTTTCCGCACCTGTGGTTGCGGACACGACGGTCACTGGGAGGCGTACTGTTCGGGGAACAACATCCCGCGCTACGCCGAGGAACTCCACGCGGAGGACCCCGTCGACACCGTCCTTCCCGTCGAAGATCCCGACTTCTCCGCTATCGACGTGTTCGAACACGCCGGCGAGGACGAGTTCGCCGACTACGTCATCGACCAGGTCGGCCACTGGAACGCGATGGGCGTCGCCAACACCATCCACGCGTTCGCGCCGCTTATCGTCTTCATCGGCGGCGCGGTGGCGCTGAACAACCCCGACGCGATTCTCGAACCCATCCGCCGGAAGATGGACGAGATGGTGTTTATCAACGTCCCCGACATCCAACTGACGACGCTCGGCGACGACGTCGTCGTCCGTGGCGCGCTCGCCAGCGCGATGACCGGCGGGACGGGCGACCGGACTCGTATGTAG
- a CDS encoding CNNM domain-containing protein gives MEAPVVALRLLAGLLLILANGFFVAIEFALTRVRQFPESEFQGSKALERAWEMTDRLEIYLTSCQVGITASSIAVGIVAEPALAAIFEPVLEGTFFASIGTGAILAFLIINLVHLTHGEQTPTYLGVERSKWVCKYGATPLYYFAMSIYPIIKLGDGVAKWTLRLFGVELTRSWTEAEEDSVENRADLRRQMASILEAGDLSEERRDEVMNALEVGEQSISEVMVDSDDVAVLSTEHSVEENLAVVEANPHTRFPLVGDSLSDFRGIVYAPTVVNAYDDLSSGEMTFEDIAAPSLTLDAETTVSEAIDRFQEEAQELALVEDDGEVVGLLTATDALEEVMGEMRDPTDKKADTDVTAAD, from the coding sequence ATGGAAGCTCCTGTTGTCGCACTCCGGTTACTTGCCGGACTCCTGCTCATTCTGGCGAACGGCTTCTTCGTCGCGATAGAGTTCGCGCTCACGCGAGTCCGGCAGTTCCCCGAGTCCGAGTTCCAAGGTTCGAAGGCGCTCGAACGAGCGTGGGAGATGACCGACCGCCTCGAAATCTATCTTACGAGCTGTCAGGTCGGTATCACGGCGTCGAGTATCGCCGTCGGTATCGTCGCCGAACCGGCGCTGGCGGCCATCTTCGAACCGGTGCTGGAAGGGACGTTCTTCGCGTCGATAGGGACGGGCGCGATTCTCGCGTTCCTTATCATCAACCTCGTCCACCTCACCCACGGCGAGCAGACGCCGACGTATCTCGGTGTCGAGCGGAGCAAGTGGGTCTGCAAGTACGGCGCGACGCCGCTGTACTACTTCGCGATGTCCATCTACCCGATCATCAAACTCGGCGACGGCGTCGCCAAGTGGACGCTCCGGCTGTTCGGCGTCGAACTCACCCGCTCGTGGACCGAAGCCGAGGAGGACAGCGTCGAGAACCGCGCCGACCTCCGCCGACAGATGGCGTCGATTCTCGAAGCGGGAGACCTCTCCGAGGAGCGCCGTGACGAAGTGATGAACGCGCTCGAAGTCGGCGAACAGTCGATTTCGGAGGTGATGGTTGACAGTGACGACGTGGCGGTGCTGTCGACGGAGCATTCCGTCGAGGAGAACCTGGCAGTCGTCGAGGCGAACCCGCACACGCGGTTCCCGCTCGTCGGCGACTCGCTGTCGGACTTCCGCGGTATCGTCTACGCGCCGACGGTGGTCAACGCCTACGACGATCTCTCCTCCGGGGAGATGACGTTCGAGGATATCGCTGCGCCGTCGTTGACGCTCGACGCGGAGACGACGGTGAGCGAGGCGATCGACCGATTTCAGGAGGAGGCACAGGAACTCGCGCTCGTCGAAGACGACGGCGAGGTCGTCGGGCTTCTCACCGCGACCGACGCCCTCGAAGAGGTGATGGGCGAGATGCGCGACCCGACCGACAAAAAAGCCGACACCGACGTGACGGCCGCCGACTGA
- a CDS encoding LVIVD repeat-containing protein, with the protein MRRRDVLRGSAAALGLSTAVPLTTSRVAAHPGPYRPYGFVDVAGAKEAVVADDERAVFVAASSGYAVVDVSVADRPEVVAERRQLLSEQENGPLRQIYDVKLNDAGERLLVVGPANGVPGALSGMLVEDVSDPQNPETLAFFETDYPIHNCYLDGSYAYLSGNEYDRNPLVVVDLRRDDPEEVARWSLLDEDPAWGDLAAGRRTVHDVWVQDDVAYLAHWDAGTWMLDVSDPTDPQTIGRLGSPSPSELVASDGQTPRRESALPPGNDHYVATNEEGTLLGVGKESWAVRASNGELVGGPSGVELWDVSDRTAPRKLSTIEPPPTPDPTYGGVWTTSHNFELRNGRLYTSWYQGGVKRHDVSDPSNPQELAWWRDPTKASFWTARLAVPGETFVASSMGTDDAPGRLYVFPDHAGQQTNPPSLESEGESEADVLTPTAAPDSGDGGTASATETSGTGGDADDSSAIVVPGFGVGSAVTALGVGAWWSKRRRERCERSD; encoded by the coding sequence ATGCGCAGACGTGACGTACTGCGCGGGAGTGCCGCCGCGCTCGGACTGTCGACAGCGGTGCCCCTGACGACCAGCCGAGTCGCCGCCCACCCGGGACCGTACCGACCGTACGGGTTCGTCGACGTAGCGGGGGCGAAGGAAGCCGTCGTCGCCGACGACGAACGGGCCGTGTTCGTCGCTGCGAGTAGCGGCTACGCCGTCGTCGACGTGTCGGTCGCCGACCGGCCCGAAGTGGTCGCCGAACGGCGGCAACTCCTCTCGGAACAGGAGAACGGTCCGCTGCGCCAGATATACGACGTGAAGCTCAACGACGCCGGTGAGCGACTGCTCGTCGTCGGTCCCGCCAACGGCGTTCCGGGTGCGCTCTCGGGAATGCTCGTCGAGGACGTGTCGGACCCGCAGAATCCGGAGACGCTGGCGTTCTTCGAGACCGACTACCCAATTCACAACTGCTATCTCGACGGCAGCTACGCCTACCTGTCGGGTAACGAGTACGACCGAAACCCGCTCGTCGTCGTCGACCTGCGACGCGACGACCCCGAGGAGGTCGCCCGCTGGTCGCTACTGGACGAAGACCCCGCGTGGGGCGACCTCGCGGCGGGCCGCCGAACCGTTCACGACGTGTGGGTGCAGGACGACGTCGCCTACCTCGCCCACTGGGACGCCGGGACGTGGATGCTCGACGTTTCGGACCCGACGGACCCGCAAACGATCGGCCGCCTCGGCAGTCCCTCGCCGTCGGAACTCGTCGCCTCCGACGGCCAGACGCCCCGGCGAGAGTCGGCCCTTCCGCCGGGCAACGACCACTACGTGGCGACGAACGAGGAGGGGACGCTGCTCGGTGTCGGCAAGGAGTCGTGGGCCGTGCGCGCGAGCAACGGCGAACTGGTCGGCGGTCCGAGCGGCGTCGAACTGTGGGACGTCTCCGACCGAACGGCCCCCCGAAAGCTGTCGACCATCGAACCGCCGCCGACCCCGGACCCGACGTACGGCGGCGTCTGGACCACCTCACACAACTTCGAGCTTCGGAACGGGCGACTGTACACTTCGTGGTATCAGGGCGGCGTCAAGCGCCACGACGTCTCCGACCCGTCGAACCCGCAGGAACTCGCGTGGTGGCGCGACCCCACCAAGGCGAGTTTCTGGACCGCCCGCCTCGCCGTGCCCGGTGAGACGTTCGTCGCCAGTAGCATGGGAACCGACGACGCCCCGGGGCGACTGTACGTCTTCCCCGACCACGCGGGCCAGCAGACGAACCCGCCGTCGCTCGAGTCCGAGGGCGAGAGCGAGGCGGACGTGCTGACGCCGACGGCGGCACCCGATTCGGGAGACGGCGGTACCGCCTCTGCGACGGAGACGAGCGGCACCGGCGGCGACGCCGACGATTCGTCAGCCATCGTCGTACCCGGTTTCGGCGTCGGGAGCGCAGTGACGGCGCTCGGCGTCGGCGCGTGGTGGTCGAAACGGCGACGAGAGCGGTGCGAACGAAGCGACTGA
- a CDS encoding SDR family NAD(P)-dependent oxidoreductase: MLSPDLSGRTVLITGSAKGIGRELLLSAADCGADVAVHYHSSVEEAEDVSAAAENRGASATTVQGDVTDPSAVDDLFAGVESALGRVDVLVNNVGDFAPSHWEEIEFDTWQRVVETNFYGTYLCSKRALPAMRHEGWGRIVNVGYAGSEKALVYPKNFPYFVAKTGVLMFTRMLAADTQDDGVTVNAISPYVVENSDEFPDELPRGRPASFDDMRQAMLFFLDEDSGYISGENVEVDGGWLPEKL, encoded by the coding sequence ATGCTCTCTCCGGATCTCTCGGGTCGCACCGTCCTCATCACCGGTAGCGCGAAAGGAATCGGCCGCGAACTGCTGCTGTCGGCGGCCGACTGCGGCGCGGACGTCGCGGTCCACTACCACTCGAGCGTCGAGGAAGCCGAGGACGTGTCTGCAGCGGCCGAGAACCGCGGCGCGTCAGCGACGACGGTGCAGGGCGACGTGACCGACCCCAGCGCCGTCGACGACTTGTTCGCCGGCGTCGAATCGGCGCTCGGACGGGTCGACGTGCTCGTCAACAACGTCGGCGACTTCGCGCCGAGCCACTGGGAGGAGATCGAGTTCGATACCTGGCAGCGCGTCGTCGAGACGAACTTCTACGGAACGTATCTCTGCTCGAAGCGCGCGCTTCCGGCGATGCGCCACGAGGGATGGGGTCGAATCGTCAACGTCGGCTACGCGGGCAGCGAGAAGGCGCTCGTCTATCCGAAGAACTTCCCGTACTTCGTCGCCAAAACTGGGGTGCTGATGTTCACGCGGATGCTCGCCGCCGACACGCAGGACGACGGGGTCACCGTCAACGCCATCTCGCCGTACGTCGTCGAGAACTCCGACGAGTTCCCCGACGAGTTGCCGCGCGGCCGCCCGGCCTCCTTCGACGATATGCGGCAGGCGATGCTGTTCTTCCTCGACGAGGACAGCGGCTACATCAGCGGCGAGAACGTCGAAGTCGACGGCGGGTGGTTGCCCGAGAAGCTCTAG
- a CDS encoding DUF5611 family protein, whose translation MKQYKMRRGETLEENAPDLKATIERYFGPVTGTEEHDGHELYVVEEPDNPVFERIVAGAATFSGKKDQLAVHFEERDAAEVIAEGNADAAQDAVSAKNDFLQEVTGRDAKSRRESMKRAVEDDTPDV comes from the coding sequence ATGAAGCAGTACAAGATGCGACGCGGCGAGACGCTCGAGGAGAACGCGCCGGACCTCAAAGCGACCATCGAACGCTACTTCGGTCCAGTCACCGGGACGGAAGAACACGACGGTCACGAACTGTACGTCGTCGAGGAACCGGACAACCCCGTCTTCGAGCGCATCGTCGCGGGTGCGGCGACGTTCAGCGGCAAGAAGGACCAGCTCGCCGTCCACTTCGAAGAACGCGATGCCGCCGAAGTCATCGCCGAGGGCAACGCCGACGCCGCACAGGACGCCGTCAGCGCCAAGAACGACTTCCTCCAGGAAGTGACGGGTCGGGACGCAAAGTCGCGCCGCGAGTCGATGAAGCGCGCCGTCGAGGACGACACACCTGACGTATAA
- a CDS encoding geranylgeranyl reductase family protein gives MYDFVVVGVGPAGARFSRRATEAGYDVLALEKGEVGTPLACSGHVSTDIWAYVPDAAKEKLFQNRIYGANFRVGGPDSDANPFYKDEEISNVIDRVELDRTLAEAARDAGADVREGHTVTDVKEHANGVTVTASVGGEQKEFEAKMVAGCDGPVSKVRRDVGLPEPGELLHGVLAFDDEPDHGDFVDVHLTVPRFFAWRIPRGEAGVEYGLAAPPGKEVREMFDALTDTYDVETDHFCSGAIPIGPPESVTSRRVFLVGDAAAQTKPFTGGGILYGMTAADHAAREIDPDRPRTLGVYENAWRADLSTEIRLGHWVRRAYSLPEPVQRAGLRALSGKIGVHMDRPSSLFSAEQLRAFFSS, from the coding sequence ATGTACGATTTCGTCGTGGTCGGCGTCGGTCCCGCCGGCGCGCGCTTCTCCCGACGCGCCACCGAGGCGGGGTACGACGTGCTCGCACTCGAAAAAGGGGAGGTCGGAACCCCGCTCGCGTGTTCGGGACACGTCAGCACCGACATCTGGGCGTACGTCCCCGACGCGGCGAAGGAGAAACTGTTCCAGAACCGCATCTACGGCGCGAACTTCCGCGTCGGCGGTCCAGACAGCGACGCGAACCCCTTCTACAAGGACGAGGAGATATCGAACGTCATCGACCGCGTGGAACTCGACCGGACGCTCGCCGAGGCCGCCCGCGACGCCGGGGCCGACGTGCGCGAGGGCCACACCGTCACCGACGTGAAAGAGCACGCCAACGGCGTCACCGTCACGGCCAGCGTCGGCGGCGAGCAGAAGGAGTTCGAGGCGAAGATGGTCGCCGGATGCGACGGTCCCGTCTCGAAGGTCCGGCGCGACGTCGGCCTGCCGGAACCGGGCGAGTTGCTTCACGGCGTGCTCGCGTTCGACGACGAACCGGACCACGGTGACTTCGTCGATGTCCACCTCACCGTCCCGCGCTTCTTCGCGTGGCGCATCCCCCGCGGCGAGGCGGGCGTCGAGTACGGACTCGCCGCGCCGCCAGGCAAAGAAGTCAGGGAGATGTTCGACGCGCTGACCGACACGTACGACGTGGAGACGGACCACTTCTGCTCGGGCGCAATACCCATCGGCCCGCCCGAGTCGGTCACCTCGCGGCGGGTGTTCCTCGTCGGCGACGCCGCCGCGCAGACGAAACCGTTCACCGGCGGCGGTATCCTCTACGGCATGACCGCCGCAGACCACGCGGCCCGCGAAATCGATCCCGACCGACCGCGGACGCTCGGCGTGTACGAGAACGCGTGGCGGGCGGACCTCTCGACGGAGATTCGACTCGGCCACTGGGTTCGGCGGGCGTACTCGCTGCCGGAACCCGTCCAGCGCGCGGGGTTACGGGCGCTCTCGGGGAAAATCGGCGTCCACATGGACCGGCCGTCGTCGCTGTTCTCGGCCGAGCAGTTGCGGGCGTTCTTCTCGTCGTAG
- a CDS encoding DUF7093 family protein has protein sequence MGLRCLLGHDFGEPELEREREENGEERVVTVREVKTCERCGETRVVSENKEVTAVPETNADEVDAASSEFASEAEIRGDTIEEQFDEDDDFEPPQNAEEDDGIILDDESGDSEPEAERQPGEWPEANVGDGRDDLMPTVEEVEGVDSDADADGVDTDETESVDAEPTPWPEVDGDDEGFDAEPSDGSPSDVTFGGLAPERNDNDYQSHEGYDAEFIANGDEQLNGASDTADGFTRAETASVELETESQGVPTEYVCPECGLARPSDGSSLRAGDICPDCRRGYIAERER, from the coding sequence ATGGGACTCAGGTGTCTGCTCGGGCACGACTTCGGGGAGCCGGAACTGGAGCGCGAGCGGGAGGAGAACGGCGAAGAGAGGGTCGTCACCGTCCGCGAGGTGAAGACTTGCGAGCGCTGCGGCGAGACGCGAGTCGTCAGCGAGAACAAGGAAGTCACGGCCGTACCGGAAACCAACGCCGACGAGGTCGACGCCGCGTCGTCGGAATTCGCTTCCGAAGCGGAGATACGCGGCGACACCATCGAAGAGCAGTTCGACGAGGACGACGACTTCGAACCGCCGCAGAACGCCGAGGAGGACGACGGCATCATCCTCGACGACGAAAGCGGCGACTCCGAACCGGAGGCCGAACGTCAACCGGGTGAGTGGCCCGAGGCGAACGTCGGCGACGGCAGAGACGACCTGATGCCGACCGTCGAAGAAGTCGAAGGCGTCGACTCGGATGCCGACGCCGACGGCGTCGACACCGACGAGACGGAGTCGGTCGACGCCGAACCGACGCCGTGGCCGGAGGTCGACGGCGACGACGAGGGGTTCGACGCCGAACCGTCCGACGGGTCGCCGTCGGACGTGACGTTCGGCGGTCTCGCGCCGGAACGAAACGACAACGACTACCAGAGCCACGAGGGGTACGACGCCGAGTTCATCGCAAACGGCGACGAGCAACTCAACGGCGCGAGCGACACCGCCGACGGGTTCACGCGCGCCGAGACCGCCTCGGTCGAACTGGAGACCGAGAGCCAGGGCGTCCCGACGGAGTACGTCTGTCCCGAGTGTGGCCTCGCCAGACCGTCGGACGGCAGTTCGCTCCGCGCGGGCGACATCTGTCCGGACTGTCGTCGCGGCTACATCGCCGAACGCGAGCGGTAG
- a CDS encoding NifU family protein, producing the protein MSDDTLKEQIENWMVGQMPIIQMHGGTSVVREANSETGEVVVELGGTCSGCGISNVTATNIKADLIRDFEDVRDVTVKVPSTGDQGSSTVEGGRGGELQFSNESAEHF; encoded by the coding sequence ATGAGCGACGACACTCTCAAGGAGCAAATCGAGAACTGGATGGTCGGCCAGATGCCCATCATCCAAATGCACGGCGGGACGAGCGTCGTGCGCGAGGCAAACTCGGAGACCGGCGAAGTCGTCGTCGAACTCGGCGGCACCTGTTCCGGGTGCGGCATCAGCAACGTCACCGCGACCAACATCAAAGCCGACCTCATCCGCGACTTCGAGGACGTCCGCGACGTGACGGTTAAGGTCCCGAGCACCGGCGACCAGGGCAGCAGCACAGTCGAAGGCGGTCGCGGCGGGGAACTGCAGTTCTCCAACGAGTCCGCCGAGCACTTCTGA
- a CDS encoding aminomethyltransferase family protein — protein MTLVGDLHDDHGATYEARDDRRVVAHYGRPERTHKAVRNGVGVVEMGYGVVVVEGDDRIDYVDNVVSNRVPREDGEGTYALLLDPQGRIEADMYVYNAGERLLLFVPPQVTESLVADWREKVFIQDVEIRDASADFGVFGVHGAQSTEKVASVLNGAGAPEPHLSFVRGSMGDAGVTVVAADAPTGEEGYEVVCAAADAPDVFATLLVHGLNAVPFGYRTWETLTAEAGTPLFDTELDGRLPNVLGVRNALDFSKGCFVGQEVVSKVENRGRPSQRLVGLFPDALPDSGAAVFDGDASVGEVTRAVDSPTLDRPVALALVDFDLDENADLTVRVDGESTPATRADLPFVDGSDRSGRLPTYEALTQ, from the coding sequence ATGACTCTCGTCGGAGACCTCCACGACGACCACGGCGCGACCTACGAGGCGCGCGACGACCGCCGGGTCGTCGCCCACTACGGTCGCCCCGAGCGCACGCACAAAGCGGTGAGAAACGGCGTCGGCGTCGTCGAGATGGGCTACGGCGTCGTCGTCGTCGAGGGCGACGACCGAATCGACTACGTCGACAACGTCGTCTCGAACCGCGTCCCCCGCGAGGACGGCGAGGGGACCTACGCGCTCCTGTTGGACCCGCAGGGCCGAATCGAGGCCGATATGTACGTTTACAACGCCGGCGAACGACTGCTACTCTTCGTCCCGCCGCAGGTTACGGAGTCGCTCGTCGCCGACTGGCGGGAGAAAGTGTTCATCCAGGACGTCGAGATTCGAGACGCCTCGGCCGACTTCGGCGTCTTCGGCGTCCACGGCGCGCAGTCCACCGAGAAAGTTGCCTCCGTGCTCAACGGCGCGGGCGCGCCGGAACCGCATCTCTCGTTCGTCCGGGGATCGATGGGCGACGCCGGAGTGACCGTCGTCGCCGCCGACGCGCCGACCGGCGAGGAGGGGTACGAGGTCGTCTGCGCCGCTGCCGACGCCCCGGACGTGTTCGCGACGCTGCTCGTCCACGGACTGAACGCCGTCCCGTTCGGCTACCGAACGTGGGAGACGCTGACTGCGGAGGCCGGAACGCCGCTGTTCGACACCGAACTCGACGGCCGCCTGCCGAACGTTCTCGGCGTCCGCAACGCGCTGGACTTCTCGAAGGGCTGCTTCGTGGGACAGGAGGTCGTCTCGAAGGTCGAGAACCGCGGCCGGCCGAGCCAGCGACTCGTCGGCCTCTTCCCGGACGCACTGCCCGACTCCGGGGCAGCGGTGTTCGACGGCGACGCTTCGGTCGGCGAAGTGACCCGCGCCGTCGATAGTCCAACGCTCGACCGTCCTGTCGCGCTGGCGCTCGTGGATTTCGACCTCGACGAGAACGCCGATCTCACGGTTCGCGTCGACGGCGAGTCGACCCCGGCGACGCGCGCGGACCTGCCGTTCGTCGACGGGAGCGACCGCTCGGGGCGGTTACCGACGTACGAGGCGCTGACGCAGTAA
- a CDS encoding TIGR00266 family protein encodes MEHEIEFGPSFSLLTLSLESGETIRTEAGSMVSYDDGIDVETGADGGLFGSLKRSLLGGESFFQNTFTAREAGELTLAPPLPGDIVDYRLEGETLFVQSGSYLASGRDVELDTQFGGGRSFFGGEGLFLLRLDGTGPAFLSSYGAIRETELADGETYTVDTGHVVAFESSATFDVRAIGGLRSTLFSGEGLVCEFEGPGRVWTQTRSPDALLTWLIPKLPTNNTNTGSSN; translated from the coding sequence ATGGAACACGAAATCGAGTTCGGACCGTCCTTTTCGTTGCTGACGCTCTCGCTGGAGAGCGGCGAAACGATTCGAACCGAGGCGGGGTCGATGGTCAGCTACGACGACGGAATCGACGTCGAGACGGGCGCGGACGGCGGTCTCTTCGGGTCGCTCAAGCGGAGTCTGCTCGGCGGGGAGAGCTTCTTTCAGAACACGTTCACCGCCCGCGAGGCCGGAGAGCTGACGCTCGCGCCGCCGCTTCCGGGCGACATCGTCGACTACCGTCTGGAGGGCGAGACGCTGTTCGTGCAGTCGGGATCGTATCTCGCCTCGGGGAGGGACGTCGAACTCGACACGCAGTTCGGCGGCGGGCGGTCGTTCTTCGGCGGTGAGGGACTGTTCCTGCTCCGCCTCGACGGCACCGGACCGGCGTTTCTCTCCAGTTACGGCGCGATTCGGGAGACGGAACTGGCGGACGGAGAGACGTACACAGTCGACACGGGCCACGTGGTCGCGTTCGAGTCGTCGGCGACGTTCGACGTGCGCGCAATCGGCGGCCTCCGCTCCACGCTGTTCAGCGGCGAGGGGCTGGTCTGCGAGTTCGAAGGACCCGGTCGGGTGTGGACGCAGACACGCAGTCCGGACGCGCTGCTCACGTGGCTAATTCCGAAACTGCCGACGAACAACACGAACACAGGAAGTAGTAACTAA